One genomic segment of Corvus moneduloides isolate bCorMon1 chromosome 23, bCorMon1.pri, whole genome shotgun sequence includes these proteins:
- the TMEM234 gene encoding transmembrane protein 234: MDELRGRGRLGQLLAELRFLCFNYKYLVPFLLNQGGSLLFYLTLASTDLSLAVPLCNSLALVVTLVTGKILGEDIGGKRAVAGMLLTVLGVSLCVAGS, encoded by the exons ATGGACgagctgcggggccggggccgcctggggcagctgctggctgagctccGCTTCCTCTGCTTCAACTACAAG TACCTGGTGCCCTTCCTGCTCAACCAAGGCGGATCCCTCCTCTTCTACCTCACCTTGGCCTCCACAG ACCTGTCCCTGGCAGTCCCACTCTGCAACTCCCTGGCTTTGGTTGTGACCTTGGTGACAGGGAAGATCCTGGGAGAGGACATTGGTGGGAAAA gagctgtggcaggaaTGTTGCTCACCGTGCTGGGAGTGTCCCTGTGTGTGGCTGGCTCCTGA